The genomic stretch CCTAAGGAGTAAGAAGAATGGCAACAGAATGGGTGATGGGCATTATCGGCGGAGTAGTAATTGGTATCGCCGTTTCTCTAATGCTTTTATGGAACGGAAGAGTAACCGGTGTCAGTAGCATCGTATACGGTGTTTTGGTTCCGATCAAAGGTGATCTAGCTTGGCGATGGTATTTTATCGTTGGGCTACTCATAGGCGGACTCTCATTGAAAATCACGGCACCGGCTCTATTGGCAGTTGAAGTCCAAACAAATACTTGGATCGGTGCCTTCGCAGGAATGCTTGTTGGCTTCGGCGCAATG from Leptospira semungkisensis encodes the following:
- a CDS encoding YeeE/YedE family protein; translation: MATEWVMGIIGGVVIGIAVSLMLLWNGRVTGVSSIVYGVLVPIKGDLAWRWYFIVGLLIGGLSLKITAPALLAVEVQTNTWIGAFAGMLVGFGAMLGGGCTSGHGVCGVSRFSPRSIVATIIFMSAGMAAVALLRKTGLMI